In Streptomyces sp. NBC_00448, the following are encoded in one genomic region:
- a CDS encoding HAD family hydrolase: MTASEPGTAGGSATGPLPYQLVATDLDGTLLREDSTVSRRSRAALAAVTAAGAAHIIVTGRSVPWTRHVLEDLGYQGLAVCGQGAQVYDAGTGRLLTSVTLDRKLAAVALAKIEAEVGPVALAASRDGLDGEVLVGNGYIYNPELPVIHMTGTDVLWAEPINKLYIQHHELDDDALADAARAVAGDMVGVVMAGQGIVELLPLGLTKATGLSLAARRLGVTAAQTIAFGDMPNDVPMFRWAGHSVAMANAHPDLKAVADEITLSNDEDGIAVVLERLMGAAAS; the protein is encoded by the coding sequence GTGACCGCCTCCGAGCCGGGTACGGCCGGCGGCTCCGCCACCGGGCCGCTGCCGTACCAGCTGGTCGCCACCGACCTGGACGGCACCCTGCTGCGCGAGGACAGCACCGTCTCGCGGCGGTCCCGCGCCGCGCTCGCCGCGGTGACCGCCGCGGGCGCGGCGCACATCATCGTCACCGGCCGCTCGGTGCCCTGGACCCGGCATGTCCTGGAGGACCTCGGTTACCAGGGGCTCGCCGTCTGCGGCCAGGGCGCGCAGGTGTACGACGCGGGCACGGGCCGGCTGCTCACCTCCGTGACGCTGGACCGCAAGCTCGCCGCGGTGGCACTGGCCAAGATCGAGGCGGAGGTCGGCCCGGTCGCCCTGGCGGCCAGCCGGGACGGCCTCGACGGCGAGGTGCTGGTCGGCAACGGATACATCTACAACCCCGAACTCCCGGTCATCCACATGACCGGCACCGACGTGCTGTGGGCCGAGCCCATCAACAAGCTCTACATCCAGCACCACGAACTCGACGACGACGCGCTCGCCGACGCAGCCCGCGCGGTCGCCGGCGACATGGTGGGCGTCGTCATGGCCGGGCAGGGCATCGTGGAACTGCTGCCCCTCGGTCTCACCAAGGCGACCGGGCTGTCGCTGGCCGCCCGGCGGCTGGGCGTCACCGCGGCGCAGACCATCGCCTTCGGCGACATGCCCAACGACGTGCCGATGTTCCGCTGGGCCGGGCACAGCGTGGCGATGGCCAACGCCCACCCTGACCTCAAGGCCGTGGCCGACGAGATCACGCTCTCCAACGACGAGGACGGCATCGCGGTGGTCCTGGAGCGGCTCATGGGCGCCGCCGCCTCCTGA
- a CDS encoding rhomboid-like protein, which produces MAQDSSHSTPPPQGRAAGSVAPCHRVTPGDAGRAAVAWVRSTPGTHIWLLIILLTSGIAALLPADVRSHVLHHVSTNLVELRAHPIRVLIASALWIQSPSGLAVYVVLFEVVHATAERWLGTARWLATAAVAHVGATLLSQKAVFLDIRDNRLPHSLAHTVDIGVSYGLAGVAGVLTYRLPRRVRRPYAVALIGFFGYRLVAGDTFTDLGHFTAVLIGLCCYALTPLPPTPAAHAPVSDSGTADSGTADGRAAGWEDSRRDRRWALPAIPCVRTRAACLRRRRRP; this is translated from the coding sequence ATGGCCCAGGACTCCTCGCACAGCACCCCGCCGCCTCAGGGCCGCGCCGCCGGATCGGTCGCCCCGTGTCACCGGGTCACACCCGGCGACGCGGGGCGCGCTGCTGTCGCCTGGGTCCGCTCCACCCCGGGCACGCACATTTGGCTGCTGATCATCCTGCTCACCAGCGGGATCGCCGCGCTGCTGCCGGCGGACGTGCGCTCGCACGTACTGCACCATGTCAGCACCAACCTGGTGGAGCTGCGAGCGCATCCGATCCGGGTGCTGATCGCCAGCGCGCTGTGGATACAGAGTCCGTCCGGTCTCGCCGTGTACGTGGTGCTCTTCGAGGTGGTGCACGCCACCGCGGAACGCTGGCTCGGCACCGCGCGCTGGCTGGCGACCGCAGCCGTCGCGCACGTGGGCGCCACGCTGCTCAGCCAGAAGGCGGTCTTCCTCGACATCCGGGACAACCGCCTGCCGCACTCCCTGGCGCACACCGTGGACATCGGGGTCAGCTACGGCCTCGCCGGGGTCGCCGGGGTCCTCACCTACCGGCTGCCGCGCCGCGTCCGCCGGCCCTACGCGGTGGCGCTGATCGGCTTCTTCGGCTATCGCCTGGTGGCCGGTGACACCTTCACCGACCTCGGCCACTTCACGGCGGTGCTGATCGGGCTGTGCTGCTACGCCCTGACGCCGCTGCCGCCCACCCCTGCCGCGCACGCTCCGGTATCCGACAGCGGTACGGCCGACAGCGGTACGGCCGACGGAAGGGCGGCCGGGTGGGAGGACAGCCGCCGGGACCGCCGGTGGGCGCTCCCCGCAATCCCCTGCGTACGGACCCGGGCCGCGTGCCTCAGGAGGCGGCGGCGCCCATGA
- the serS gene encoding serine--tRNA ligase gives MIDLRLLREDPDRVRASQRARGEDVALVDALLSADERRRSSSTRFDELRAEQKQLGRLVSKAQGDERADLLKRTKELADSVKSADAEQQEAAEQAQQLLLRLGNVVHPDVPIGGEEDFVVVETVGTPRDFSAEGFAPKDHLELGELLGAIDTDRGAKVSGSRFYYLTGIGALLELALVNAAIAQATAAGFTPMLTPNLVRPAAMAGTGYLGQVEDDVYYLEKDDLYLVGTSEVPLAAYHMDEIIEASRLPLRYAGFSACYRREAGSYGKDTRGIFRVHQFDKVEMFVYTTPEEAEAEHQRLLAWEKQWLTSLELPFQVIELASGDLGSSASRKFDCEAWIPTQGKYRELTSTSNTTQFQARRLGIRMRDSDGTRPLATLNGTLCAVTRTIVALLENHQQADGSVRVPEVLRPYLGGRDVLEPPATGANPAAK, from the coding sequence GTGATTGACCTTCGTCTGCTTCGTGAGGACCCCGACCGAGTGCGCGCCTCGCAGCGCGCCCGTGGAGAGGACGTCGCGCTCGTCGACGCGCTGCTCTCCGCCGACGAGCGGCGCAGGTCCTCCAGTACCCGTTTCGACGAACTGCGCGCCGAGCAGAAGCAACTCGGCCGGCTGGTCTCCAAGGCGCAGGGCGACGAGCGGGCCGACCTGCTCAAGCGCACCAAGGAACTGGCCGATTCGGTCAAGTCCGCGGACGCCGAGCAGCAGGAGGCCGCCGAGCAGGCCCAGCAGCTTCTGCTGCGCCTGGGCAACGTGGTGCACCCGGACGTCCCGATCGGCGGCGAGGAGGACTTCGTCGTCGTCGAGACCGTCGGCACCCCCCGGGACTTCTCCGCCGAGGGCTTCGCCCCCAAGGACCACCTGGAGCTGGGCGAGCTGCTCGGCGCGATCGACACCGACCGCGGTGCCAAGGTGTCCGGCTCGCGCTTCTACTACCTCACCGGCATCGGCGCGCTGCTGGAGCTGGCCCTGGTCAACGCCGCCATCGCGCAGGCCACCGCCGCGGGCTTCACCCCGATGCTCACCCCGAACCTGGTAAGGCCCGCCGCCATGGCGGGCACCGGTTACCTGGGCCAGGTCGAGGACGACGTGTACTACCTGGAGAAGGACGACCTCTACCTGGTCGGCACCTCCGAGGTCCCGCTCGCCGCCTACCACATGGACGAGATCATCGAGGCGTCCAGGCTGCCGCTGCGCTACGCGGGCTTCTCCGCCTGCTACCGGCGGGAGGCCGGCTCGTACGGCAAGGACACCCGCGGCATCTTCCGGGTGCACCAGTTCGACAAGGTCGAGATGTTCGTCTACACCACGCCGGAGGAGGCCGAGGCCGAGCACCAGCGGTTGCTGGCGTGGGAGAAGCAGTGGCTGACGTCGCTGGAGCTGCCGTTCCAGGTGATCGAGCTGGCCTCGGGCGACCTGGGCTCCTCGGCGTCGCGCAAGTTCGACTGCGAGGCGTGGATTCCGACCCAGGGCAAGTACCGCGAGCTGACCTCCACCTCCAACACCACGCAGTTCCAGGCCCGGCGGCTCGGCATCCGGATGCGCGACAGCGACGGCACCCGGCCGTTGGCCACCCTCAACGGCACCCTGTGCGCGGTGACCCGCACCATCGTCGCCCTGCTGGAGAACCACCAGCAGGCCGACGGCTCGGTCCGGGTGCCCGAGGTCCTGCGGCCTTACCTGGGCGGGCGCGACGTCCTGGAGCCCCCGGCCACCGGTGCGAACCCCGCCGCCAAGTGA